In Leisingera sp. NJS204, the DNA window TCATTCATCGCCTGCAAAAGCGGCCGGTAGCGGCGGGTGGCCTTGGCGGTGATGACGCTTTCACCGGCAGACAGCCAAGCCGGGACCTTGTCATCGCGATTGCCGCCATCGCCGTGGACCATGCCAACAGTGCCGTCGGCAAAGCCAAACAGCCCGGAGACAAAGTCGCCTAACAGGTCGGTTTCGCCCCCGGAGCCAGATCCGCCGCCAAACAGGCCGCTGCCAATGTTGAAAAGCTCGGCAAGAGGCCCTTTGCCAAAGAACACGGCCTCAGCAGCGGCGCGGAGGATTGCTTCCTTCACGCGGTCCCAGGCGTCTGCGGCGGCGTCGCCGCTGGACGTCAGCGCGTCGCCCAGATCCTGGCCGGTTGCCTTCAGCCATTCGCCGGCCTCTTTGGTCTGCTTCAGCGCCTTTTCTTCTTCCAGCCGCTGACGGATGATATCCTCTACGGCCTCGCGCTCGGCGTCGGTGGCGCCAATCAAGGCTTCCCTGTGCCGGATCATTTCCTGCATAACCGGGTCGGTTTCTTTCAGGATATCCAGGCGCCGGTCTTCTGCTGCTATCAGCTTTTCAATAGCGTCGCGCTCTTTCTGGCTCTGGCTTTTTCCGCCGCCCCGTTTTTTTCGCGGGTTCGAAGGCAGATCCACGTCCGGCAGGCCCTGGTCGCGATAGATGTAATCCGGGTTTCCGGCGCCTGCGCTTTCGCCGCGCGGGTCGTTGAAATCGGGGTTGGCGCCGATCCGGCCCATGATCTCTTTGCCCTGGGCTGCCAGCAGGTTGGTTTTCAGGCGGTGGGCCTCATCGGCGGCCAGGGTGATATTGCCCGCCATGTCAGCGTCGGCCACCCCGTTGGCAGCATCCCAGGCTGCCATCAGCTCGATCTTCAGCTCCTCGGAAATCTCCTGCGCGTCAACCTGCTGCTGGTAGGCGCGCCGCTCGGCCTGAAGGCGCAGTTCCGCCGCCTGCAAGCTGCCGTCGCCATGCGTGGCGATGGCCTCCTGCAGGGCTTCTTCGGTCTGAAGCTGGGCAATTGTGTTGCGGGCGGCGGTCTCGATCTTCAGGCGCTCGTCCAGATAGCCCTTGGCCGAATTCTGCAGGTTCTGCCACAGCTCGCTGCCGGTGGCCTGAAGCTCCTGCCAGGGCGCCTGGACACGCCCGGCAAAGACTTCCAGATCTCGGATAACTGCTGCCAGGCCTTCATAGAATTCACGCTGGCTGGCGTTCAGCCCATCCAGGCCGCCAGCAGCCTCCAGCAGCATTTCCCGCACATCCAGCGCGGCGGCCAGCCGCTTGGCAGGATCTTCGCTGCTGTCCAGCAGTTCCAGATTACGGGCAAAAACATCGCTCAATTCCCGATGCGTGGACAGCATCGAACTCAGGCCAAGGAAATCACGGGCCAGTCCACGGGAATTGCGCTCGTCCAAGAAAGAGGTTTCAAGAACCAGGTTGCGGACACTCTCGGCGGTGGCGTCAATCGCCTTTTGCGCATCCAGTTTTGCCAGGGCCGCCATATCGGCCAGCACCAGGCGCAGTTCGGGGGAGGCCGAGCCGAATTCCTCGACCATTTCAGCAACGCTGAGACGGGTCTTTTGCGACTTGTCGCTGAACGCCTCGATGGCGTCCCCGGCCGCCTCAATCCGGTCTTCCAGAGTTTCGGCCGCCTCGGCGGAACCAGTCATCCATTGGATCATGGCTGCGCCCGCAGCAATGCCGCCGATGGTGATCAGGTTCAGCGGGCTGATCATGCGGGCCAGCGCCTGGCGTATCATGTTTGCCGCATTCGCCGCCCCGGAATTGCCGAACACCTGGGTGATTTGGGTGCCTTGCTGAATGGCGAGCTGAAGCGGGTTCTGGCCCGCAGCCAGCATCACGCCAATATCGTTGAACTGGGCTGTCAGGTTGCCCACCTGGCCCGCTGCAAGCTGGTGGCTGGTGCCGACAGTGACAGCGTCCCTGGCCACTGAGGCTTCCGCCGCGCTGAGGGCTTGCGTCCGGCTTGCGGCCGCGCCGGAGACGGTGCCGAGCTGCTTGATTTCCCGCGCGGCCTTGGCTTCCTCAAAGCTGAGGACTTTGGCGGATTTCCCGGCGGCGTCTTTTGCGCCCTTCAGCTCCTGCAGCTCCTGAATGCCCTGGGAGGCATCCATCAAGACTTTTCCGGAGAGGACGAAGGGCATGGTTAGTTTCCGCTGCTTTCGGCCAGAACGCCGCTTTCAATCATCTGGACCTTGGCAAACAGGTCCGGGGTCATTTCGGTGCCGCTGAATGCCCAGGCGGCCTGGGCGCCGGGGTAGTTCAATCCGGTGATGCGGCTGCTGCCGTCTGCCAGGGCGATCCGGTTCAACTGGGTGGCGGCGTCCAGGAAGGCTTCCACCGCCTCCGCGTTCTGCCGCCAGACGCCGTCCGGATCGGATTGGCCCGGCCGCCCTGCGGCCATCAGCTCTTTCGGGATGCCCAGGGTTTCGGCGTCTTCGTCTTCTTCGCACCGGGCGGGCGAGGTGCTGAACAATTTGCCCTGCACCCACGCCCGCCCGGCCCAGATCAGTTTCCCGGCAGAAGACCGTTCATGCCGGTGTGATAGGCCGCC includes these proteins:
- a CDS encoding phage tail length tape measure family protein, which encodes MDASQGIQELQELKGAKDAAGKSAKVLSFEEAKAAREIKQLGTVSGAAASRTQALSAAEASVARDAVTVGTSHQLAAGQVGNLTAQFNDIGVMLAAGQNPLQLAIQQGTQITQVFGNSGAANAANMIRQALARMISPLNLITIGGIAAGAAMIQWMTGSAEAAETLEDRIEAAGDAIEAFSDKSQKTRLSVAEMVEEFGSASPELRLVLADMAALAKLDAQKAIDATAESVRNLVLETSFLDERNSRGLARDFLGLSSMLSTHRELSDVFARNLELLDSSEDPAKRLAAALDVREMLLEAAGGLDGLNASQREFYEGLAAVIRDLEVFAGRVQAPWQELQATGSELWQNLQNSAKGYLDERLKIETAARNTIAQLQTEEALQEAIATHGDGSLQAAELRLQAERRAYQQQVDAQEISEELKIELMAAWDAANGVADADMAGNITLAADEAHRLKTNLLAAQGKEIMGRIGANPDFNDPRGESAGAGNPDYIYRDQGLPDVDLPSNPRKKRGGGKSQSQKERDAIEKLIAAEDRRLDILKETDPVMQEMIRHREALIGATDAEREAVEDIIRQRLEEEKALKQTKEAGEWLKATGQDLGDALTSSGDAAADAWDRVKEAILRAAAEAVFFGKGPLAELFNIGSGLFGGGSGSGGETDLLGDFVSGLFGFADGTVGMVHGDGGNRDDKVPAWLSAGESVITAKATRRYRPLLQAMNDGVEIPGFAGGFVPADTASAPSAAAAAGQPRPAMTVRLLPSPMFEAVVEERASEISVEVVRDYDQGPARSTVKDTLEDPYKV
- a CDS encoding DUF1799 domain-containing protein, which codes for MQGKLFSTSPARCEEDEDAETLGIPKELMAAGRPGQSDPDGVWRQNAEAVEAFLDAATQLNRIALADGSSRITGLNYPGAQAAWAFSGTEMTPDLFAKVQMIESGVLAESSGN